The genomic stretch GTGTGGAGTAGGTCCTGTAATCGAATCACGGGGCAATGTTGGTTACTATTCGATGCAACTAGAACTCTGATCCGACTGAGATTAAGCTATGGTTAAAACCAAATGTGGGAGCGATTGCGGCCCCTTAACCATTTAGGCAGATATTGGCTCTCCAACGGATATGGGTTATTATGGTCACATCCAAGTAGAGTCTCCACGACTAGTCCACTTCCCTCTTACCCTTTtgcatagaaaaaagaaaaaattgtcacCTAGTATACCACACTATAAGCCCTTTAGAGGTGGGCTTCTCCTAACTATTAAACCGAACCAAACCAGCCTATTTTCGGCACAACCCTAAGACAATTCACAGACAATGAAATCTGTAAGCGGGCTGGCCAAACCTTATCCATTCGAAATTGACCTGACCCCCAGTTTGATTTAGAGAAATGAGCACACATGGCACAAAGAGAAGCTGCATCTATTATATCTTAGCCCTAGCTTGCCTCCTAGACTACTGACATAAAGTGTATCCCTCAAACCTCTCCTTCAACCAACTATGCACGGGAAACAATCCTTAAAGGAGAAGGAAGCTGGGTCATTTGGAGTTACAAATACTTCTTCCTCAATTTACTTTACACTGATATAAGTATCAAAGTGACCGAGCTGGACCCAATTGGACACTTTGAGCTTATTACCCTTTTGCGTAGCAGGAATTCTTCGTTAAGAGTTTGGTGTACGATCAACTAGTTCTTCACCATCCACTCTATACAGAATGGGCATATACTGATATACAAAGTTATGTCAAAGTAGAAAAAATTGTGGTAtcaaatattaatatgaggGTTAGGAAAGCAAATGTTTATGAAAATGTTAAAAGTAGAGTGGTTTACCCAATTGAGTCCTGACGGGGCGAGATTGGGATGACGCCTGCTCGGCTGGTGAGACCAACAGTGGGTTTGAGCCCTACGGCCGAGTTATGATCAGCTGGGCAGATGATAGAGCCATCGGTTTCAGTTCCCAGTGACACTGACACCATGTTTGCTGCCACTGATATTCCGGATCCACTACTTGACCCGCATGGGTCCCCTGATTCCACATAAGGATTCTGCATGTTCCCAAAACTTGTATGATTAAACACATCGTGTAAGTCTAATAaacccttttgaaaaaaaaaaaaaaaacaatttttgaaaattttgcaccaaaaaaaccatttttggTGTAATTAGCTTCATCTAAATTATTAGATgtcccttaacatgtgagaaatacatatttttttattaatgctactaaaaaaaatgtgagaatcacatataattaaaaaaaataaaatacttctTATATGTTAAGGAACACGAGACAAATTATTATACAAAAAAACTAgtttataactaattttttttctcaaacaagtGGCCTATCGAAACCTCACAATTACAAAAATCCCCTGCAATCCTGATAGGGATTGTATGGCAACCTAAATCCATCTTAATTGCACACTTAggcttgtttgggtgtgcgtttgagagtcttaaaagtacgtttaacactcaaaaagtccgtttaaaaaaatacccatttgataaaaaaattgaaagcgcttttaagaaaTTGGGATCCGCGGCAATAGTGATAAAATTGctcaaggatttttttttcaaatcctaaccttttattttcatccAATAGCCAGAAATACGCCATGTGTCCCatccaatataaaataataaaatattattattttttaaaaaataaatattaaatcaaatattaaaaaatttaaaaaagaattattaaaaatatgggatggttcggccaccccaactcagccttgggggtggccacccccaaggaccgGTTGAGGGTGACTCTAGGGCCcagggggtggatcggccaccccataggccaaaCCCTTAAAtcaaatttatggatttggcCCTGAATTGGTCACCCCCTAAGCCAAACCCTTAAATCAAATTTATGGctttggccctagggggtggccgaaccaaccCTTGGGGCTTGAGGGGGTGGCTCAACCGGTCTTTGGAGGTGTCtccctagggccaaacccataaaTCAAGCCACTCTcaaccggcccttgggggtggcccaagGGTGagctggggtggccaaaccacctcatattttttaataattatttttatgttttaaaaagtaataatgttttattattttatattggttGGTATACGTGGCGGATTTTTGGTTGTTGGATGAGAATGAATGAtcaggatttgaaaaaaaaatccttgggCAATTTTATCATTATTGTTGAGGATTTCAATCCGCTTCTAAGcgtccaaaaaacttaaaaattgccaaaacgcattttaaaaactatttttaacttaaaaacgatatttcttaaacgcaattaACATGCTCTTACCACAACTCAGGTTGAGCCATTGAGAtcctctcaaattttttaaaatatgagtcATCCATTATATCTAATGGTCCAAATAAATTCAGAGATTTGTGAGTTACTAAGATAAATAATTGTAGTTTGCATTTATTTGGATTATTAGATGTAACAGAGggccaaattttaaaatctaaaattctcttattttaaaaaattgagggATCCGAACTCTAGCCCAATctactcaccaaaaaaaaaaaaaaaacggaagataaacaaatatataaaacaaattaagataACTTATCCATttgttgaaaaaagaaataccgACCACGCCTTGTCCGCCACGAGCACACCAGCCACGAGGCATCGTGAAGGACCGAACACCGTACCACTCGTTGAGTGTAGCTTTTCCCAAGATCACAGCCCCAGCCCTTCTCAACCGCTCGACCACGCCCGAGTCCCTTGGTACCTTTGAACCCAGCAGCGCGTACGATCCACACGTGGTGTTCAGCGCGTCCTCAGTGGCTAAACTGTCCTTGAGCAGCACCGGGATGCCATGAAGCTCTCCTGAGCACCGACGGCCCTGATTGGCCGCCTCCTTCCTCTCGCGGTCAGCCAGGTCCGCTTGATCCCGCGCGTCTGGATTCACTTCCAGCACGCCGCGAAGCAGGGGATTCAAGCTCGCGATCTGGCCGAGGTACAAGTCAACTAATTCTCTCGACGTGAGTTTGTTTTCGGTAAAGGCGCGTTGGATGTCGTCGATGGTGGCTTCGGTGATGGTGAATTGTGAGCCGTCGATTGCGTTGACGAAGCCGGAGAGAACTAACAGAGAGATCAACGGTGAGGAAAGGAGAGACGCTCTATGGTTGATCCGCATTTTCACTTCCATGGCATTCGTTGAAAGTGATATCTGTCTGGTTCTTGTTCTTGAAGAGAGCGTATACGATAGACTCGTGGAATCTTAGCATTGAGTAATGCAAGGTCGCCAATCAGATTTTGTTACAGAATTAAAGTCAACCACGGCTGCTTTTGCTAAAATCAAGggaaaaaattgccaaaaaaaaaaataataataatgtaattaGAAGGTGTAAATGTAGTTAACCctaaataataagaaaactaCACTTACTTCTCAAAT from Corylus avellana chromosome ca1, CavTom2PMs-1.0 encodes the following:
- the LOC132162947 gene encoding probable amidase At4g34880 isoform X2 — encoded protein: MEVKMRINHRASLLSSPLISLLVLSGFVNAIDGSQFTITEATIDDIQRAFTENKLTSRELVDLYLGQIASLNPLLRGVLEVNPDARDQADLADRERKEAANQGRRCSGELHGIPVLLKDSLATEDALNTTCGSYALLGSKVPRDSGVVERLRRAGAVILGKATLNEWYGVRSFTMPRGWCARGGQGVNPYVESGDPCGSSSGSGISVAANMVSVSLGTETDGSIICPADHNSAVGLKPTVGLTSRAGVIPISPRQDSIGPICRTVTDAVYLLDAIVGFDPRDYEATKAAAKFIPAGGYRQFLNQDGLKGKRLGVVRNPFSDSYNGSTAILTFEHHLNVLRQRGATILDNLEIADIDIIMNVSQSGELIALLAEFKLSINDYLPELINSTVKSLSDIIAFNLNNTVLEISVNVFAGNVERIRAGWVPGIRDDNWDWGGRDKGNRDDGILVKIWLRETDERQ